The DNA window ttcacaataaggcgtgtagctgacctgattgacaggtgggcgcggtgtaacggtttgtcaggaggtttaaaacccgcctcagctccagcgctcagcctgtcgttaggttgactgaaagttagactgagacagcatttccagcatggagaccgccatcgatgggactccagcgccccctgcaggaacagacgggggacgacactcaggcttcaaagGTTTTTCCAGTCTGTGGTCTGAAATCAAAAGTTAGACTGAGAAGCTGCTCCACTTCACTTTTATCACCGCGTGATGTTAACCAGTGATGAAACATACCTCCATATATAGAATCTctgaggtcacctgacaggtcagaggtcatggaCAATaggctaactacaggcctatatccaaccttccttttttctcgaagatcctggagaaggtggtagctaaacagctgtgtgactttctccatgacaacagtttatttgaagagttccagtcaggatttagagtccaccatagcactgagactgcactagttagagttacaaacgatctacttctagcctcagacaggggacttctgtctgtgctcgtcttgttagatcttagtgctgcttttgacaccattgaccatcggatcctgttgtacagactagaacatttacttggaattacagggactgctttaagttggtttgaatcctacttatcagaccgatctcagtttgtacatgttaatgatgagtcctctatgcacactaaagtttgccatggagtcccacaaggttcagtgcttggaccaattctttttacattatatatgcttcctctgggaaatattatgatgaaacactccatacagtttcattgttatgcagatgatactcagctttatgtatcaatgaagcccgatggtaccagtcagttatgtcagctagaaacatgccttaaggacggtaggacctggatgaccagaaatgttttgctacttaactcagacaagactgaagttattgtgctaggccctaagaacctcagagagactttttctagtgatgtgactgtcctcaatgacatcagcctggcatctagcaccactgttaggaatctaggagttctttttgatcaagatatgtcttttagctctcacatcagtcaagtttcaagaacagcctactttcaccttcgtaatatatccaagatcaggaatatcctgtcgcaaagtgatgcagaaaaactagttcatgcatttgttacctccagactggattattgtaactctcttttgtcagggtgctctggtaagtctctaaagactcttcaactagtccagaacgctgcagctcgtgtactgaccagaaccaggaaatgggaccacatcactcctgtcctggcttctctgcactggctccctatacagtctagaatagaattcaagatccttcttctcacctacaaagctctaaatggccaggcaccatcttacctgaaggagctactagtgccgtactgtccctcgagagcgttgcggtcccggagtgcaggcctgctggtggtacctacagtctccaagtgtactatggggggtaaagccttcagttatcgggctcctctcctctggaaccgccttccagccggggtccgggaggcagacacagtctgtatttttaagaatagacttaaaactttcctttttgataaatcttatagttagggctggtgctggtgtagaccagctcttagttatgctgctataggcttagactaccgggggaactggcaccctgagctcctctctctctctctctctctctctctctctctgcatatacagtacatcatattactgcatgtatctatctataaatctcagtcactaaccacctactttcctgggagctcttgagctctcctaggctcctcaagatcgtcggttgacggcttgccagaacaacccccaccccaccactaccccctccccactggatcgtgggttggcggcctgccagaacaacccccccacaccccctcccctccccaccggattgctgatggacggtctacctccccccacccccttgctctctatccctcttcctgcatcttatcccatctctccccctatccctttccaagcccggcgcagtctaggcctgtgaagactgtttcatcatgagccggggttccggccgaagatttctgccttttaataaggcagttttttcttaccactgtaacttttgctgctttgctaaagtgctcatgatggataggccggatctttgtaacatagcaataagtaaggtcttttacctgctttttgtaacataacaatgagtaaggtctttttacctgctcttttgtaaagtgtctcgagataacacttgttatgagttgacgctatacaaataaaagttgattgattgattgaatagaaatgaaaaacaatcatggtAAGTAATTAAAGGTTGTATTGATAAACGTCACATGTGGTGATAAAGTTCAGTAAACGGGACTTGGAGAAGCTTCTGCTCTCCGGCTCAGTCTAACTTTTGATCACTTTAacggaaggaaaaaaaaagtacggCGCGCTTctctgctcttattttgaaacgTCAAAACGGAAGTCTTCGTGTGTATTCGGGTGAGCTTGACGCAGGCGCAGAGCTGATTtaacctgcagcagctgagcaGCAGAGACTGAACCTCCTGCaacaaaagagacacaaacgaataaagaagagaaacacgAGAACGGTTTCATCTCTTATCACCGGAAACACACAGGTAATCTCTTTTATTCACATCCGGTCAGTCTATGTCAATCTTCACATTTGTGTTCGTTCTCTGAGGAGAAGCCGGTCATGATGAACCTGctgccaaaaaaacaagaacaacctTATTACATGTCAGAATACCAACATGAATCCTCATTCACGATagaaatctaaatgtttaatCGAGTCAATTCGGTTTGAATCGGCTGCATCTTCTTCTGCTCATGAGCCGAGCCAGGCCGAGCCGAGCCAGGCCAACGCCTCTGATTCAGCCAGATCATTGAGAGCGATGATCCCCGAAGCACCTTCTAACAGAATAAACTACAACATTCATAAcgtgtttatattttaaaatctatttctaATGTGTCCATTAAAACAAAGACGAACAGCCGGTGAGAATCCGGGACAATCCGGGCCAATCAGGGACAATCAGGGACAATCCGGGACAATCAGGGACAACGCCTCAGGATCGATAAAGGACGATCAGGAGGCAAACAGCTGACAGCTAAAAGAATGTAGTATGGTTTGAGTGTTCAGAGACTGAGAGGGGGTCAGTAATGGCTGCAGGTTTATTTCAGTGTGCTGAGGCGACACTGACCCACTTTCTAAATCTGCACATAGTTTAATATTAGACACATCTCATTATCAGCCAGcctaaaaaacattcatttcaaCTACAGATCTGAGTACGGTGGCCTTAAAGgtcaactgaaaaaaacatgaaacaaaaaaatcttcacATTCAATAACATGTTTGcatttgaagaaatgtttttgtctcatgaaatgttgtgtgtgagtttacttggaaataaaaaaaagattctgaaatgtatttatgcTCATTgagatgtttatgtttttgcgcttcatgaaatgttttttgcgcttcatgaaatgttttttgcactccatgaaatgtttttatgcttcgtgaaatgtattttcactCCATGAGATGTTTTTGCgcttcattaaatgtttttacgCTTCGTGAAATGTTTTTcgtcatgtttatttttcaggcaggtgttgactgtgtgtttgtgattccCAGATTGAATCATGATGGAGAAATCAAACAGCCAATATGACTCCTTCCTGTACTGGAGGCAGCCAATCCCGTCACTCGACCTGTCAGAGCTGGAGGACCTGGGATTGACTGACAGACAGCCGACCAATAGCAGCAAAGGAAAAGACAAGTCGTCCTCGCTGAGGGGTCAAGACGAGGAGGTGAGGGGACGAAGGAGACAGGAGTTGgagggatgatgatgatgttcttAATGTCAGTGCTGAGATTCAGAACATCATCTCCACTTCCTGAAATATCTTTAATTAATTTCACCTGACGTCACGCACTTATGGAACTGCCCACCTGGCGCCGGTAAAGCTCCCTACCGCTGCACACTCTGAAGTCCAGAGTGcgtctgaattattttttttgtttaggaaggttcctaatcGAGTGAAATGACCTTGATTGGTCACATTCAGAGACAAGATGAACCTTACGTCTCCATGATAACCAAACAAGATTAACCTtacgtctccatggtaaccaaacAAGATGAACCTTACGTCTCTGTGgtaaacaaacaagatgaaccttacgtctccatggtaacccAACAAAATGAACCTTACGTCTCCGTGGTAACCAGAGATGAACATtacgtctccatggtaaccaaagATGAACATTACGCCTCCATAGTAACCAAACAAGATGAACTTTACGTCTCCGTGGTAACCAAAGATGATGAACATTATGTCTCCAAAGTAACCAAAGATGATGAACCTtacgtctccatggtaaccaaacAAGATGAACCTTACGTCTCCATAGTAACCAAAGATGATGAACATTACGTCTCCGTAGTAACCAAACAAGATGAACATtacgtctccatggtaaccaaacAAGATGAACCTTACGTCTCCATAGTAACCAAAGATGATGAACATTACGTCTCCATAGTAACCAAACAAGATGAACCTT is part of the Labrus mixtus chromosome 16, fLabMix1.1, whole genome shotgun sequence genome and encodes:
- the mllt11 gene encoding protein AF1q, giving the protein MMEKSNSQYDSFLYWRQPIPSLDLSELEDLGLTDRQPTNSSKGKDKSSSLRGQDEEVGLSEFSSFNYWRAPLADVDALLADLNLLL